A genomic region of Micromonospora sp. NBC_01796 contains the following coding sequences:
- a CDS encoding helix-turn-helix domain-containing protein produces MSEQTSGRRWATVSDPKVMRALAHPARLSIMEHLGSTGESVTATEVAEVAGLSPSATSYHLRELAKTGLVEQAPSRGDARERRWRAVQASFAVDAGQDAPPEAREAAQSLVDVYLDRDVERARDWMRRAHDEPKEWYDAAVLNGTTLLLDAEELSRLNAAVMDLLEPYKRRNRQADPPADARVVRVNYWTLPVE; encoded by the coding sequence ATGAGCGAGCAGACTTCCGGGCGGCGGTGGGCCACGGTCAGCGACCCGAAGGTGATGCGGGCGCTGGCCCATCCGGCCCGGTTGTCGATCATGGAGCATCTCGGATCTACCGGAGAGTCGGTCACCGCGACCGAGGTTGCCGAGGTGGCCGGTTTGTCCCCGAGCGCGACCAGTTACCACCTGCGGGAGCTGGCCAAGACCGGCCTGGTCGAGCAGGCGCCGAGTCGAGGGGACGCGCGGGAGCGGCGCTGGCGGGCGGTGCAGGCGTCATTCGCGGTCGACGCCGGGCAGGATGCCCCGCCGGAGGCACGGGAGGCCGCGCAGTCGCTGGTCGACGTCTACCTGGACCGGGACGTCGAGCGGGCGCGCGACTGGATGCGCAGGGCGCACGACGAGCCGAAGGAGTGGTACGACGCCGCCGTACTCAACGGGACGACGCTGCTGCTCGACGCGGAGGAGTTGAGCCGGCTGAACGCGGCCGTGATGGACCTGCTGGAGCCGTACAAGCGGCGGAACCGGCAGGCGGACCCACCGGCGGATGCCCGGGTGGTACGCGTCAACTACTGGACGCTGCCGGTGGAGTGA
- a CDS encoding ATP-grasp domain-containing protein — MPRLLVTGAAGPAGRALLHALAMRAVPAIGVDMAPADGRAPGGPGPDGIERVPAATDGSFLPELLTVAHHHGVDLIVPTVTEELPVLAPLAARSTRPAVLLSPPSAVAIADDKWRTVQVLAAAGVAVPRSVLPGVLSPQALRGYLGWPYLSKPRRGRGGRGVRVHDRTGTPPPDPGDLLQEFIPGTEYAVDVFADRLGRVEAIVVLRKTTLAQGRVGNAVRVVRDNPSDVADLARAAVRAIGVTGPADLDIRRRRDGTPVVLEVNARFGAHSGQAPELLDALLAGYGVGFRAGATT, encoded by the coding sequence ATGCCCCGCCTGCTGGTGACCGGCGCGGCCGGACCCGCCGGCCGGGCGCTGCTGCACGCGCTCGCGATGCGTGCGGTGCCGGCGATCGGCGTCGACATGGCCCCGGCCGACGGGCGAGCGCCCGGTGGCCCCGGACCGGACGGAATCGAGCGGGTGCCCGCCGCTACCGACGGATCGTTCCTGCCGGAGCTGCTGACTGTCGCGCACCACCACGGCGTCGACCTGATCGTGCCCACGGTGACCGAGGAACTGCCGGTGCTGGCTCCGCTCGCGGCCCGGTCGACCCGACCGGCGGTGCTGCTGAGCCCACCGTCGGCAGTGGCGATCGCCGACGACAAGTGGAGGACCGTCCAGGTGCTGGCGGCGGCCGGGGTGGCCGTACCCCGTTCGGTGCTGCCGGGGGTGCTCAGCCCACAGGCGCTGCGCGGGTACCTCGGTTGGCCGTACCTGAGCAAGCCGCGCCGGGGGCGGGGTGGGCGCGGCGTCCGCGTGCACGACCGCACCGGGACGCCGCCGCCGGATCCGGGGGACCTGTTGCAGGAGTTCATTCCCGGTACGGAGTACGCCGTCGACGTCTTCGCCGACCGGCTCGGCCGGGTGGAGGCGATTGTGGTGCTCCGCAAGACCACGCTCGCCCAGGGACGGGTCGGCAACGCGGTACGGGTGGTCCGGGACAACCCGTCCGATGTGGCCGACCTGGCCCGAGCGGCGGTACGGGCGATCGGGGTGACCGGTCCGGCCGACCTCGACATCCGGCGCCGGCGGGACGGGACCCCGGTGGTCCTGGAGGTCAACGCCCGGTTCGGTGCGCACAGCGGGCAGGCGCCGGAGTTGCTCGACGCCCTGCTGGCCGGGTACGGGGTCGGGTTCCGGGCCGGGGCCACCACGTGA
- a CDS encoding ATP-binding protein, whose protein sequence is MGGSELKRLVALLRQAGTDLEDVEVKAGSGGLPKSVRDTLSAFSNGRGGTLILGLEEEHAFRPAPGFNASRIRDALAAACNDDLHPPVRAEIEIVEFEDTLVVVAEVGELDPRFKPCYVAARGEYNGSFTRGGDGDRRLTDFEIHLLHTNRGQPDDDRRPVSDATMADLDPLESQLLVARVRQRQPRAFAGLSEEQILRRLNVIADDTEGVTRPTLGGLLSLGAYPQQFFPQLNVTFVAYPGVSAQDIPTNGPRFLDNRSFDGPIPAIVDETVSAILRNTSVRSFVDGRGRADVYDYPAEVVREAVANALLHRDYSPYSRGTPVQITLYVDRLVVANPGGLFGAITEDDLGGEGVTSTRNPVLAKLLQDVRLPETGRMVCENRASGIPTMLRELRRAGSPLPEFHSRITRFKVIMPRHALLDDETMAWLTGLGQVGLSSTQHLALAEMRAGRTVTNGTMRNLGLEAHRATSELSDLVNRGIVVRVGERRHARYLLAPETATPPPALLAEPATGSSAEDLVSRALADGSELSRRDLEERTGLSYMKVLRALKTLEATGQITPTAPARSPMRRYRRTSSAG, encoded by the coding sequence GTGGGCGGATCAGAGCTGAAGCGCCTGGTGGCACTGCTACGCCAGGCCGGCACCGACCTCGAGGATGTTGAGGTGAAGGCGGGCAGCGGCGGCCTACCGAAGTCGGTACGGGACACCTTGAGCGCCTTCAGCAACGGTCGCGGTGGCACCCTCATCCTCGGTCTGGAAGAGGAGCACGCCTTCCGCCCCGCACCCGGTTTCAACGCCTCACGCATCCGCGATGCGCTCGCGGCCGCCTGCAACGACGATCTGCACCCACCTGTACGCGCGGAAATCGAGATCGTCGAATTCGAAGACACGCTGGTCGTAGTCGCCGAAGTCGGCGAGCTGGATCCCCGTTTCAAACCGTGTTACGTGGCCGCCCGAGGCGAGTACAACGGGTCCTTCACGCGTGGCGGCGACGGCGACAGGCGACTCACCGACTTCGAGATCCATCTGCTACACACCAATCGGGGCCAGCCCGATGACGACCGCCGACCGGTGTCCGATGCGACAATGGCAGATCTCGATCCGTTGGAAAGCCAGTTATTGGTCGCCCGGGTCCGCCAGCGGCAGCCCAGAGCATTCGCCGGACTGTCCGAGGAGCAGATACTGCGGCGACTCAACGTCATCGCAGACGACACGGAGGGTGTCACCCGCCCCACGCTGGGCGGCCTGCTGTCACTGGGCGCCTATCCGCAACAGTTCTTTCCTCAGCTGAACGTTACATTCGTCGCCTATCCCGGGGTTTCGGCCCAGGACATTCCTACGAATGGTCCCCGCTTCCTGGACAACCGCTCGTTCGACGGCCCGATCCCGGCGATCGTGGACGAGACCGTCAGCGCGATCCTCCGGAACACGTCGGTACGCTCCTTCGTCGACGGCAGGGGTCGGGCAGACGTCTACGACTATCCCGCAGAGGTGGTTCGCGAGGCTGTCGCAAATGCGCTCCTGCACCGCGACTATTCACCGTACTCGCGAGGAACCCCCGTACAAATCACGCTGTACGTCGACCGTCTGGTGGTCGCCAATCCGGGTGGACTGTTCGGCGCGATAACGGAGGACGACCTTGGCGGCGAGGGCGTGACATCGACGCGCAATCCCGTTCTGGCGAAACTACTCCAGGACGTGCGACTGCCCGAGACCGGACGAATGGTGTGCGAGAATCGGGCAAGTGGCATTCCGACCATGTTGCGTGAGCTGCGACGTGCCGGCTCACCTCTGCCCGAGTTCCACAGTCGGATAACGCGCTTCAAGGTGATCATGCCGAGGCACGCTCTGCTCGACGACGAGACGATGGCCTGGTTGACGGGGTTGGGACAGGTAGGACTCAGCTCTACACAGCACCTGGCGCTCGCCGAAATGCGCGCCGGCCGTACGGTCACAAATGGCACGATGCGAAATCTTGGCCTCGAAGCCCACCGCGCCACCAGTGAACTGTCAGATCTGGTGAACCGTGGCATTGTGGTACGTGTCGGCGAACGCCGCCACGCCCGTTACCTGCTCGCCCCGGAGACCGCCACACCGCCACCGGCTTTGCTTGCGGAACCTGCCACCGGGAGCAGCGCGGAAGATCTGGTCTCGCGGGCTCTCGCCGACGGGTCCGAGTTGAGCCGTCGGGATCTCGAGGAACGCACCGGGCTCAGCTACATGAAAGTGCTGCGCGCCCTCAAGACTCTGGAGGCGACAGGGCAGATCACACCCACGGCACCCGCTCGATCTCCCATGCGCAGGTACCGGCGCACCTCCTCGGCAGGATGA
- a CDS encoding HelD family protein — protein MPAPDLDTDLTGERAHLDASRAALHRMRRRAEALFSTGENVAGDSYTAEMLGRTLSRRVAELADDPTTPLFFGRLTFPEVDYHIGRRHVTDDLGEPMVLDWRAPVSRSFYRASVRDPQGVNVRRRFGFSSGLLTSFEDEHLDRGEELGTASRILTSEIERPRVGPMRDIVATIQPEQDELVRADLETSICVQGAPGTGKTAVGLHRAAYLLYLHRERLRRSGVLIVGPNRAFLSYIAAVLPALGEVEVAQATVEDLVTASSVRPESADRPRTIPVRGTDAPATAEIKHDVRMAEVLRRAVEAHIREPEQPITVSDGSFRWRIGREVLRRIVDEVRREGLPYGTGRERVRARVVGLLQLQSEARGESPTDAWLRRMGKIQPVTEFLDAAWPALTPDGLVYHLLSDPVALATAAEDLLTDAEQALLLWAKPPRTARAAKWSTADTVLIDEAAGLIERVTSFGHVVVDEAQDLSPMQCRAIARRSVHGSITLLGDLAQGTAPWAATDWRESLAHLGKPDAAVVPLTIGFRVPAAVVAFANQLLPALAVDVPPAESLRRDGSLDLRTVTDLDAATVTEVRAALVYEGSVAVIAADAAIERLTAALTGAGIATSTADDVEAPERVTVVPASLVKGLEYDHVIVVEPAEIVAAEPRGLHRLYVVLTRAVSRLAVLHHEPLPAPL, from the coding sequence ATGCCCGCACCCGACCTGGACACCGACCTCACCGGCGAACGCGCCCATCTGGACGCCTCCCGTGCCGCGCTGCACCGGATGCGCCGCCGCGCCGAGGCCCTCTTCAGCACCGGCGAGAACGTCGCCGGTGACTCGTACACCGCCGAGATGCTCGGCCGCACCCTCTCCCGGCGGGTCGCCGAACTCGCCGACGACCCGACCACCCCGCTCTTCTTCGGCCGGCTCACCTTTCCCGAGGTCGACTACCACATCGGCCGCCGGCACGTCACCGACGACCTCGGCGAGCCCATGGTGCTCGACTGGCGGGCCCCGGTCTCCCGGTCGTTCTACCGGGCCAGCGTGCGCGACCCGCAGGGCGTCAACGTCCGCCGCCGGTTCGGGTTCAGTTCGGGTCTGCTGACCAGCTTCGAGGACGAGCACCTGGACCGGGGCGAGGAACTCGGTACCGCCTCCCGGATCCTCACCTCCGAGATCGAACGGCCCCGCGTCGGCCCGATGCGCGACATCGTCGCCACCATCCAGCCCGAGCAGGACGAGCTGGTCCGGGCCGATCTGGAGACGTCGATCTGCGTGCAGGGGGCGCCCGGCACCGGCAAGACCGCGGTCGGGCTGCACCGGGCCGCGTACCTGCTCTATCTGCACCGGGAACGGCTGCGCCGCTCCGGCGTACTGATCGTCGGGCCGAACCGGGCGTTCCTGTCGTACATCGCCGCCGTACTCCCGGCCCTGGGTGAGGTCGAGGTCGCGCAGGCCACGGTCGAGGACCTGGTCACCGCGTCCTCCGTCCGGCCGGAGAGCGCCGACCGGCCCAGGACCATTCCGGTACGCGGCACCGACGCCCCGGCCACCGCCGAGATCAAACACGACGTACGGATGGCCGAGGTGTTGCGCCGCGCGGTGGAGGCCCACATCCGCGAGCCGGAGCAGCCGATCACCGTCTCCGACGGCTCGTTCCGCTGGCGGATCGGGCGCGAGGTGCTGCGCCGGATCGTCGACGAGGTCCGCCGCGAGGGACTCCCGTACGGCACCGGCCGGGAACGGGTCCGGGCCCGGGTCGTCGGCCTGCTGCAACTCCAGTCCGAGGCGCGGGGCGAGTCGCCGACCGACGCCTGGCTGCGTCGGATGGGCAAGATCCAGCCGGTCACCGAGTTCCTCGACGCGGCCTGGCCGGCGCTCACCCCGGACGGGCTGGTGTACCACCTGCTCAGCGACCCCGTGGCGCTCGCCACCGCCGCCGAGGACCTGCTCACCGACGCCGAGCAGGCGCTGCTGCTCTGGGCGAAGCCCCCAAGGACGGCCAGGGCGGCGAAGTGGAGCACCGCCGACACGGTCCTGATCGACGAGGCGGCCGGGCTGATCGAACGGGTGACGAGCTTCGGGCACGTGGTGGTCGACGAGGCCCAGGATCTCTCCCCGATGCAGTGCCGGGCCATCGCCCGGCGCAGTGTGCACGGGTCGATCACCCTGCTCGGCGACCTCGCCCAGGGCACCGCGCCGTGGGCGGCCACCGACTGGCGGGAGTCCCTGGCCCACCTCGGCAAGCCGGACGCGGCCGTGGTGCCGCTGACCATCGGGTTCCGGGTACCCGCCGCGGTGGTCGCGTTCGCCAACCAGCTCCTGCCGGCGCTCGCGGTCGACGTACCCCCGGCCGAGTCACTGCGCCGCGACGGCTCGCTCGACCTGCGTACGGTCACCGACCTGGACGCCGCGACGGTGACCGAGGTACGGGCGGCGCTGGTCTACGAGGGCTCGGTGGCGGTGATCGCCGCGGACGCCGCGATCGAACGGCTGACCGCCGCCCTCACCGGCGCCGGCATCGCCACCTCGACCGCCGACGACGTCGAGGCACCGGAGCGGGTCACCGTCGTCCCGGCCAGCCTGGTCAAGGGCCTGGAGTACGACCACGTCATCGTCGTCGAGCCGGCCGAGATCGTGGCCGCCGAGCCACGGGGGCTGCACCGGCTCTACGTGGTGCTGACCCGCGCCGTGTCCCGCCTGGCGGTGCTGCACCACGAACCGTTGCCCGCCCCGCTGTAG
- a CDS encoding PIG-L deacetylase family protein has protein sequence MTVSLSAPLLVALLAAATAATGADRPLRRRFRRPRLIQVLAVGAALVLVPANAAYGLASESGPDRPAGGTATGVQLASLVVLCGLAGLCGVLRIAPAPTRLPRRVLAIGAHPDDLELACGGTLLRLVDSGHEVHVLVMSHGGRGGDGDVRAGEAESAGRFLGASGIEVLDLPDTRLARHENEMAEAIERTIRRHRPDLVFTHSGNDQHQDHRAVHLATLRAARQHPAVLCYESPSVTAEFRPSVFVDISDQLDAKVCAVATHHDQRAKPYVGERQVRGLAAFRGGQARVPVAEAFEPVRMSVPLVEEH, from the coding sequence GTGACCGTCTCCCTGTCCGCTCCACTCCTGGTCGCACTGCTGGCGGCGGCGACCGCAGCGACCGGTGCCGACCGGCCGTTGCGCCGCCGCTTCCGCCGACCCCGACTGATCCAGGTGCTCGCGGTCGGCGCCGCGCTGGTCCTGGTGCCCGCCAACGCCGCGTACGGTCTGGCGAGTGAGTCCGGGCCCGACCGGCCGGCGGGCGGGACCGCCACCGGCGTCCAGTTGGCCAGCCTGGTTGTCCTCTGTGGTCTCGCCGGGCTCTGCGGCGTGCTCCGGATCGCCCCGGCGCCGACGCGGCTGCCCCGGCGGGTGCTTGCCATCGGCGCCCATCCGGACGACCTCGAACTCGCCTGCGGCGGCACCCTGCTGCGGCTGGTCGACTCCGGGCACGAGGTGCACGTCCTGGTGATGAGCCACGGCGGGCGCGGGGGCGACGGTGACGTACGGGCCGGCGAGGCCGAGTCGGCCGGGCGGTTCCTCGGTGCCAGCGGGATCGAGGTGCTCGACCTCCCCGACACCCGACTCGCCCGGCACGAGAACGAGATGGCGGAGGCGATCGAGCGGACGATCCGCCGCCACCGGCCGGATCTGGTTTTCACCCACTCCGGGAACGACCAGCACCAGGACCATCGGGCGGTGCACCTGGCCACGCTCCGGGCGGCCCGCCAGCACCCGGCCGTGCTCTGTTACGAGAGCCCGTCGGTCACCGCGGAGTTCCGGCCGAGCGTTTTCGTCGACATCTCCGACCAGCTCGACGCCAAGGTCTGCGCGGTAGCCACCCATCACGACCAGCGGGCCAAGCCGTACGTCGGTGAACGGCAGGTACGCGGCCTGGCGGCGTTCCGGGGCGGCCAGGCCCGGGTGCCGGTGGCCGAGGCCTTCGAGCCGGTACGGATGTCCGTGCCGCTGGTCGAGGAGCACTGA
- a CDS encoding menaquinone biosynthetic enzyme MqnA/MqnD family protein has translation MGDLQRPRVGHIQFLNCLPIYWGLMRSGALLDVDLHKDSPERLSAALVAGDLDIGPITLVEYLRHADELLLLPDLAVGSDGPVLSVNVVSTRPLADLDGARVALGSTSRTGVLLAQMLLADRYGVRPDYFTCPPDLTQMLLEADAGVLIGDVALRALYEAPGRGLEVTDLGQAWRDWTGLPMVFAVWAVRRDFAAAHPGLVKDVHQAFLRSRDLCLSELDEVAEAAARWESFDAATLASYFRVLDFSLGERQVGGLREFARRAAGIGATPLLPPDGPAFFAG, from the coding sequence ATGGGTGATCTTCAGAGGCCACGGGTCGGGCACATCCAGTTCCTCAACTGTCTGCCGATCTACTGGGGGCTGATGCGGTCCGGCGCCCTGCTCGACGTCGACCTGCACAAGGACTCGCCGGAGCGACTCAGCGCCGCCCTGGTCGCCGGTGACCTCGACATCGGCCCGATCACGCTGGTCGAATACCTGCGGCACGCCGACGAGCTGCTGCTCCTGCCGGACCTCGCGGTCGGCAGCGACGGACCGGTGCTCTCGGTGAACGTGGTCTCCACCCGACCGCTCGCCGATCTCGACGGGGCGAGGGTGGCCCTCGGCTCGACCTCGCGTACGGGCGTCCTGCTCGCCCAGATGCTGCTCGCCGACCGGTACGGCGTACGCCCCGACTACTTCACCTGCCCGCCGGACCTGACCCAGATGCTGCTCGAAGCCGATGCCGGGGTTTTGATCGGCGACGTCGCGCTCCGCGCGCTGTACGAGGCACCGGGGCGGGGGCTGGAGGTCACCGACCTCGGGCAGGCGTGGCGGGACTGGACCGGCCTGCCGATGGTGTTCGCCGTCTGGGCGGTACGGCGCGACTTCGCCGCCGCCCATCCTGGACTGGTCAAGGACGTACACCAGGCGTTCCTGCGTTCCCGCGACCTCTGCCTGTCCGAACTGGACGAGGTGGCCGAGGCGGCGGCCCGGTGGGAGTCGTTCGACGCGGCGACCCTGGCGTCGTACTTCCGGGTGCTCGACTTCTCCCTCGGCGAACGCCAGGTCGGCGGCCTGCGGGAGTTCGCCCGGCGGGCGGCCGGGATCGGCGCCACCCCGCTCCTGCCGCCGGACGGCCCGGCCTTCTTCGCCGGCTGA
- a CDS encoding MFS transporter, with protein sequence MSFTSATVRPPVVRTTVWRDVYIAATAKGVTICGDFLAATTLVLTLQSAGAGGVAVAALLLASTLPLVLLAPVAGRLADRVDSRTLLITAGAGQAAVCVALALVSEPMVVIGLVFLLSCGLAVSQPVLSALIPAMVGREDLPRAGAISQTAGTVGALVGPALAGLLVGQFGTTVPLLIDAASYGALVAAGLLLRTRRGGRAATPTDPAASPAVGGAATWSLWRDPLLRAMVVSVAAVIGVVGAINVVAVFFVRETLAASETMYGVVEAAWMVGLLAGAWLCARLARRTRDDAALVVGILVLLGATCLILPVAAVVGTVIWLIPLWVIGGAFNGGENVFAGVVMGNRVPEAVLGRAFATLGGVIQGASMAGYLAGGLLADRVPIRPLVAGLGLVGLAVVLGLAVPVARITRRERKRVAVAAPADGTGAGLATSSVTG encoded by the coding sequence ATGTCTTTCACGTCTGCCACGGTGCGTCCTCCCGTCGTACGCACCACCGTCTGGCGGGACGTGTACATCGCCGCCACCGCGAAGGGCGTCACGATCTGCGGTGACTTCCTCGCCGCCACCACCCTGGTCCTCACCCTCCAGTCGGCCGGGGCCGGTGGGGTCGCCGTCGCCGCACTCCTGCTCGCCTCGACCCTCCCGCTGGTCCTGCTCGCCCCGGTCGCCGGCCGGCTCGCCGACCGGGTGGACAGCCGTACGCTGCTCATCACCGCAGGGGCCGGTCAGGCCGCCGTCTGTGTCGCGCTCGCCCTGGTCAGCGAGCCGATGGTGGTCATCGGGCTGGTCTTCCTGCTCTCCTGCGGGCTGGCGGTCAGCCAACCCGTCCTCTCCGCGCTCATCCCCGCCATGGTCGGGCGCGAGGACCTGCCCCGGGCCGGCGCGATCAGCCAGACCGCCGGCACCGTCGGCGCTCTCGTCGGCCCGGCCCTCGCCGGCCTCCTGGTCGGGCAGTTCGGCACCACCGTCCCGCTGCTGATCGACGCGGCCAGCTACGGCGCCCTGGTGGCGGCGGGACTGCTGCTGCGTACCCGTCGGGGTGGTCGGGCCGCGACCCCGACGGACCCGGCCGCATCCCCGGCGGTCGGCGGGGCGGCGACCTGGTCGCTCTGGCGGGACCCGCTGCTGCGGGCGATGGTCGTCTCGGTCGCCGCCGTGATCGGCGTGGTCGGCGCGATCAACGTGGTCGCGGTCTTCTTCGTACGCGAGACCCTCGCCGCCTCGGAAACCATGTACGGCGTGGTCGAGGCGGCCTGGATGGTGGGGCTCCTGGCCGGCGCCTGGCTCTGTGCCCGGCTGGCCCGACGCACCCGCGACGATGCCGCGCTTGTCGTCGGGATCCTGGTCCTGCTCGGCGCGACCTGCCTGATCCTGCCGGTCGCCGCCGTGGTCGGTACGGTCATCTGGCTGATCCCGCTCTGGGTGATCGGCGGCGCCTTCAACGGCGGGGAGAACGTCTTCGCCGGAGTGGTGATGGGCAACCGGGTCCCCGAGGCGGTGCTCGGGCGCGCCTTCGCCACCCTGGGCGGCGTCATCCAGGGAGCCAGCATGGCCGGTTACCTCGCCGGTGGTCTGCTCGCCGACCGGGTGCCGATCCGGCCGCTGGTCGCCGGCCTCGGGCTGGTCGGGCTGGCGGTGGTGCTGGGGCTGGCCGTACCGGTGGCCCGGATCACCCGTCGGGAGCGGAAGCGGGTCGCCGTCGCGGCTCCGGCCGACGGAACCGGTGCGGGGTTGGCCACTTCTTCGGTGACTGGTTGA
- a CDS encoding serine hydrolase: MAGSRRASRSTEITPLRIAIITGVLLVLVLAALRLLPGSPLAANAAAHWGEPNRSAATGEQADDQPASRSNRSAPDPTPTPELPPLPIAPADVKIDAKGWWAWSMQDTRTGEISGSENMTETSTTASLIKSWIGADFLRRSAEADKEPTDAQLQRVRVMIRDSDNNAAESLYNTVGRAASIQRLISTCKLTDSSVSKDGGWSRTQLSPRDITRLAACIGDGRAAGPTWTKWLLDEMRAVRGVGDFGIRKAFPAAVQKTIAIKNGWVDRQAEQEYHVSCLAIGDGWTMGVMTKYPINLGYTYGAKICQQVAEQLRVD; this comes from the coding sequence ATGGCGGGCAGTCGACGGGCCAGCCGGAGTACGGAGATCACCCCGCTGCGGATCGCGATCATCACCGGCGTACTCCTGGTCCTGGTCCTGGCCGCACTCAGGCTGCTGCCGGGGTCACCGCTGGCGGCCAACGCGGCGGCCCACTGGGGCGAGCCCAACCGGTCCGCGGCCACCGGGGAACAGGCCGATGACCAGCCGGCCAGCCGGTCGAACCGGTCGGCACCCGACCCGACGCCGACCCCGGAACTGCCGCCGCTGCCGATCGCCCCGGCCGACGTGAAGATCGACGCCAAGGGCTGGTGGGCCTGGTCGATGCAGGACACCCGGACCGGTGAGATCTCCGGCTCGGAGAACATGACCGAGACCAGCACCACCGCCTCGCTGATCAAGTCGTGGATCGGGGCGGACTTCCTACGCCGGTCCGCCGAGGCCGACAAGGAGCCGACCGACGCACAGTTGCAGCGGGTCCGGGTGATGATCCGGGACAGCGACAACAACGCCGCCGAGTCGCTCTACAACACCGTCGGCCGGGCCGCCTCGATCCAGCGCCTGATCAGCACCTGCAAGCTCACCGACAGCAGCGTGTCCAAGGACGGCGGGTGGAGCCGTACCCAGCTCTCACCGCGTGACATCACCCGGCTCGCGGCCTGCATCGGCGACGGGCGGGCCGCCGGACCGACCTGGACCAAGTGGCTCCTGGACGAGATGCGGGCGGTACGCGGGGTCGGCGACTTCGGCATCCGCAAGGCGTTCCCGGCCGCCGTGCAGAAGACGATCGCGATCAAGAACGGTTGGGTCGACCGGCAGGCCGAGCAGGAGTACCACGTGAGCTGCCTGGCCATCGGGGACGGCTGGACCATGGGCGTGATGACCAAGTACCCGATCAACCTCGGCTACACGTACGGGGCCAAGATCTGCCAGCAGGTCGCGGAACAGCTCCGCGTCGACTGA